A window of the Hypomesus transpacificus isolate Combined female chromosome 10, fHypTra1, whole genome shotgun sequence genome harbors these coding sequences:
- the LOC124472925 gene encoding protein disulfide-isomerase TMX3-like isoform X1 — MAFIKCQVICTVLLTVSAVSGYVVELDDTFTETKGEDIWLIKFYAPWCTFCKELSPVWHEVAAELKSMGSEVNVGRADASTQTSLVKVFRVGGYPAIKMLKDDVKYNYQGPRTKDGILDFATRVSGPLVRPLTTPQLFQHALSRHNVLFVYVGGASLLKTDYVSSAKELIVHTYFFSASRDVLPKGVTIHPLPAVVVFKEGTFYTYDMDQDGDLTSWINRERFPYYLKIDTFTLYLMGDSGKLVVLALVDEKKRSQYSICYKTMVEKVSREYKELYRSELQFGYMEGKDYIDGFIMGEVAIPSIIILNLSNDGYFLPPDEVQTEEQLVQFINGVLDGSFKSQGGNGLFQRFQRFVYNTKLTVMPIYTKAPILIFFVLIMFMSGFVIMFYFLYTCCCSSEKDEEELSSGAKSEADKKAD, encoded by the exons ATGGCATTTATTAAGTGCCAAGTTATATGTACAG TTTTGCTGACTGTAAGTGCGGTGTCAGGCTATGTGGTGGAGCTCGACGACAC GTTTACTGAAACAAAAGGAGAAGATATATGGCTGATAAAA TTCTATGCTCCTTGGTGCACATTCTGCAAAGAATTGAGCCCGGTGTGGCATGAAGTTGCAGCAGAGTTGAAAAGtatggggtcagaggtcaatgtGGGAAGAGCTGACGCCTCAACACAGACCA GTCTTGTAAAGGTGTTCAGAGTGGGAGGTTATCCAGCTATAAAGAT GTTGAAAGATGATGTGAAGTACAACTATCAAGGCCCTAGAACCAAAGATGGCATCCTTGATTTTGCTACTAGAGTATCTGG ACCTTTGGTAAGGCCCCTAACCACCCCACAGTTGTTTCAACATGCTTTAAGTAGACACAATGTTCTCTTTGTCTACGTTGGTGGGGCTTCCCTTTTAaag ACAGACTATGTTTCTTCAGCCAAGGAGCTGATTGTGCATACATACTTCTTCTCTGCCTCAAGGGATGTTTTACCTAAG gGGGTAACCATTCATCCTCTTCCAGCTGTTGTTGTGTTCAAGGAGGGGACATTCTATACTTATGACA TGGACCAAGATGGTGATCTCACATCCTGGATAAATAGAGAGCGTTTCCCTTATTACCTAAAGATTGATACTTTTACTTTGTATTTAATGGGAGATTCAG GCAAACTGGTGGTTTTGGCTCTAGTTGATGAGAAGAAACGTTCACAATATAGCATCTG TTACAAGACGATGGTGGAAAAAGTGTCTAGAGAATACAAGGAGCTTTACCGGAG TGAACTCCAGTTTGGTTATATGGAAGGGAAGGATTACATTGATGGGTTCATCATGGG GGAAGTGGCCATACCTTCCATTATTATTTTAAACCTGTCAAATGATGGATATTTTTTGCCACCTGATGAAGTGCAGACCGAGGAGCAGTTGGTGCAATTTATTAATGGTGTATTGGATGGTAGCTTCAAG TCTCAAGGGGGTAATGGATTATTTCAGCGATTCCAGAGGTTTGTGTACAACACCAAACTGACTGTGATG CCTATATACACCAAAGCACCAATTTTGATCTTCTTTGTCCTTATCATGTTTATGAGTGGTTTCGTAAttatgttttactttttatatACTTGTTGTTGTTCATCTGAAAAGGACGAAGAAGAGCTCAGTTCTGGGGCAAAGAGCGAGGCTGACAAAAAGGCAGATTAA
- the LOC124472925 gene encoding protein disulfide-isomerase TMX3-like isoform X2 — MAFIKCQVICTVLLTVSAVSGYVVELDDTFTETKGEDIWLIKFYAPWCTFCKELSPVWHEVAAELKSMGSEVNVGRADASTQTSLVKVFRVGGYPAIKMLKDDVKYNYQGPRTKDGILDFATRVSGPLVRPLTTPQLFQHALSRHNVLFVYVGGASLLKTDYVSSAKELIVHTYFFSASRDVLPKGVTIHPLPAVVVFKEGTFYTYDSKLVVLALVDEKKRSQYSICYKTMVEKVSREYKELYRSELQFGYMEGKDYIDGFIMGEVAIPSIIILNLSNDGYFLPPDEVQTEEQLVQFINGVLDGSFKSQGGNGLFQRFQRFVYNTKLTVMPIYTKAPILIFFVLIMFMSGFVIMFYFLYTCCCSSEKDEEELSSGAKSEADKKAD; from the exons ATGGCATTTATTAAGTGCCAAGTTATATGTACAG TTTTGCTGACTGTAAGTGCGGTGTCAGGCTATGTGGTGGAGCTCGACGACAC GTTTACTGAAACAAAAGGAGAAGATATATGGCTGATAAAA TTCTATGCTCCTTGGTGCACATTCTGCAAAGAATTGAGCCCGGTGTGGCATGAAGTTGCAGCAGAGTTGAAAAGtatggggtcagaggtcaatgtGGGAAGAGCTGACGCCTCAACACAGACCA GTCTTGTAAAGGTGTTCAGAGTGGGAGGTTATCCAGCTATAAAGAT GTTGAAAGATGATGTGAAGTACAACTATCAAGGCCCTAGAACCAAAGATGGCATCCTTGATTTTGCTACTAGAGTATCTGG ACCTTTGGTAAGGCCCCTAACCACCCCACAGTTGTTTCAACATGCTTTAAGTAGACACAATGTTCTCTTTGTCTACGTTGGTGGGGCTTCCCTTTTAaag ACAGACTATGTTTCTTCAGCCAAGGAGCTGATTGTGCATACATACTTCTTCTCTGCCTCAAGGGATGTTTTACCTAAG gGGGTAACCATTCATCCTCTTCCAGCTGTTGTTGTGTTCAAGGAGGGGACATTCTATACTTATGACA GCAAACTGGTGGTTTTGGCTCTAGTTGATGAGAAGAAACGTTCACAATATAGCATCTG TTACAAGACGATGGTGGAAAAAGTGTCTAGAGAATACAAGGAGCTTTACCGGAG TGAACTCCAGTTTGGTTATATGGAAGGGAAGGATTACATTGATGGGTTCATCATGGG GGAAGTGGCCATACCTTCCATTATTATTTTAAACCTGTCAAATGATGGATATTTTTTGCCACCTGATGAAGTGCAGACCGAGGAGCAGTTGGTGCAATTTATTAATGGTGTATTGGATGGTAGCTTCAAG TCTCAAGGGGGTAATGGATTATTTCAGCGATTCCAGAGGTTTGTGTACAACACCAAACTGACTGTGATG CCTATATACACCAAAGCACCAATTTTGATCTTCTTTGTCCTTATCATGTTTATGAGTGGTTTCGTAAttatgttttactttttatatACTTGTTGTTGTTCATCTGAAAAGGACGAAGAAGAGCTCAGTTCTGGGGCAAAGAGCGAGGCTGACAAAAAGGCAGATTAA
- the opn4.1 gene encoding melanopsin-like, which yields MSYHHSTKKGIFCHPGEPNCTEAFTDPQQHLSARTSKHLHLPFHEPTHGPHIEHPHLFPTVDVPDHAHYIIGSVILMVGITGVLGNALVIYVFCRSRTLRTPSNLFIVNLAIADFLMSLTQSPVFFVASLHRRWVFGERACELYAFCGGLFGICSMMTLTAIAADRCMAITQPLASLGGMSRKRAVMVLVAVWLYSLGWSLPPFFGWSAYVPEGLQTSCSWDYMTFTAPVRAYTILLFTFVFFIPLGVIGGCYFAIFRAIRRIGREVQGMDCVDKAYERLRSEWRMAKVALGVILLFVVSWSPYSAVALTATAGYAHLLTPYMNSVPAVIAKASAIHNPIIYAITHPKYRAAIGRYVPLLRSFLRVREKELRSSFSSSNASSRRPTLTSQCSLGVGMGVGACVNGRWGKSRLSSVSDTESCWTESEADGSSVSSLPFIRRVSTEISADTAIHNQQQSGPAGQKEVSDSLRVSYIASPPSVFDGDSSDVENLSDGKALLLSTN from the coding sequence ATGAGTTACCATCATTCAACTAAGAAAGGTATTTTTTGCCATCCAGGGGAACCTAACTGCACTGAGGCTTTTACCGACCCTCAGCAGCATCTCTCTGCCAGGACATCTAAACATCTGCACCTCCCTTTCCACGAACCTACCCATGGGCCTCACATTGAGCATCCTCACCTTTTCCCTACAGTGGATGTCCCAGACCACGCACACTACATCATCGGCTCTGTCATCCTCATGGTGGGCATCACAGGGGTGCTGGGAAATGCCCTGGTCATTTATGTCTTCTGTCGCAGCCGCACCTTGCGCACACCCAGCAACTTGTTTATAGTGAACCTGGCCATAGCTGACTTTCTCATGTCCCTGACCCAGTCACCAGTGTTTTTTGTGGCCAGCCTACACCGCCGATGGGTTTTTGGAGAGCGTGCCTGCGAGCTCTATGCCTTTTGCGGTGGCCTCTTTGGCATCTGCTCCATGATGACCCTGACGGCCATCGCCGCCGACCGATGCATGGCCATCACTCAACCGCTGGCCTCACTCGGCGGGATGAGTAGGAAGCGGGCTGTTATGGTGCTGGTGGCTGTGTGGCTGTACTCGCTGGGCTGGAGTCTGCCGCCTTTCTTTGGTTGGAGCGCTTATGTGCCTGAGGGCCTCCAGACCTCCTGCAGCTGGGACTACATGACCTTCACGGCACCGGTGCGTGCCTAcaccatcctcctcttcacttTCGTCTTCTTCATCCCTCTGGGCGTGATAGGCGGCTGCTACTTTGCCATCTTCCGTGCCATCAGGCGAATTGGGCGCGAGGTTCAAGGAATGGACTGTGTTGACAAGGCGTACGAACGCCTTCGCAGTGAGTGGCGCATGGCCAAGGTAGCGCTGGGGGTTATATTGCTTTTTGTGGTGTCTTGGTCACCCTACTCGGCAGTGGCACTGACCGCCACTGCGGGGTATGCCCATCTGCTGACCCCTTACATGAACTCAGTCCCTGCAGTGATCGCCAAGGCCTCGGCCATTCACAATCCAATCATCTATGCCATCACTCACCCAAAGTATCGCGCCGCCATTGGACGGTACGTACCACTCTTACGGTCCTTCCTGCgtgtcagagagaaagaacTGCGCTCATCTTTCAGTTCCAGCAACGCTTCCTCACGGCGACCCACTCTCACCAGCCAGTGCTCTCTGGGTGTTGGCATGGGCGTTGGGGCGTGTGTCAATGGGCGTTGGGGAAAAAGCCGACTCTCCTCTGTTTCTGACACGGAATCTTGTTGGACAGAAAGTGAGGCAGACGGCTCCAGCGTCAGCTCACTTCCATTCATCCGGCGCGTCTCCACTGAGATTTCTGCAGATACGGCCATCCACAACCAACAGCAAAGTGGGCCTGCTGGACAGAAAGAGGTGTCTGACAGTCTCAGAGTCAGTTACATCGCTAGCCCGCCTTCAGTTTTTGATGGTGATTCATCTGATGTTGAGAATCTATCTGATGGCAAGGCTCTCCTGCTTTCTACCAACTAA
- the LOC124473017 gene encoding zinc finger protein OZF-like, whose translation MEVAQLKEVFNEKSVFHDIDESKNNESRVVNDRGGDDGRQKVCATLKQLSVRLTDCRKLLGSKDCIFLGQRHSYHSTRLNHSSLREEKKGHVCSECGKKFYSLAYLEMHQHVHRGVKPNHCADCGKGFTSMAGLVLHQGVHSRKKVHTCSYCKKTFFGLRELKTHQWTHTVDQPYHCSDCGLGFSKLKDLSMHLPKHSIEKPYHCEHCGKNFSALTGLTTHQRIHSGEKPYHCTECEKAFVTSWALSSHQRTHSKEKSFQCTDCGKLFRTPAELKTHLVIHKEDRPYQCSDCGKDFRRMSGLKLHWRTHTGEKPYTCKDCGKKFAQRPHLKSHQVTHTGERPFCCTDCGKGFTQSSHLRIHQKMYHKGEKPFSCTDCGKSFTIPYYLKMHRLSHTKDKLYHCSYCEKMFSYDNTLRAHERIHTGEKPYICNICGDRFRTSGPLLIHTRRHTGEKPFCCITCGNSYTTGRGLKLHEMNHTGVKPFACDCGKAFKSRPELGLHMKRHKPNT comes from the exons ATGGAAGTTGCTCAATTAAAAGAGGTTTTCAATGAAAAATCCGTGTTCCAT GACATTGATGAATCCAAGAACAATGAGTCCAGAGTGGTTAATGACAGAGGTGGTGATGATGGACGCCAAAAAGTATGTGCTACCCTCAAGCAACTGTCTGTGAGGCTAACAGACTGCAGGAAACTGCTGGGATCAAAAGACTGTATCTTTCTTG GACAGCGGCACAGCTACCATTCTACGAGACTAAACCATTCTTCAttaagagaagagaagaagggCCATGTTTGCTCAGAATGTGGGAAGAAGTTCTATTCACTGGCATACCTGGAAATGCATCAGCATGTACACAGAGGAGTGAAACCAAATCACTGTGCTGACTGTGGAAAGGGTTTTACTTCAATGGCTGGATTAGTGTTACATCAGGGTGTACATTCTAGAAAGAAAGTCCATACCTGTTCTTACTGCAAGAAGACATTCTTTGGGCTAAGAGAATTGAAAACACACCAATGGACACACACTGTAGATCAACCATACCACTGCTCAGACTGTGGATTGGGTTTTAGTAAACTGAAGGATTTAAGCATGCATCTACCTAAACATAGTATTGAGAAACCTTATCACTGTGAACATTGCGGTAAAAACTTTTCCGCCCTGACGGGATTAACCACTCACCAAAGGATACACAGCGGAGAGAAGCCTTACCATTGCACAGAATGTGAAAAGGCTTTTGTGACTTCATGGGCATTGTCTAGTCACCAAAGGACACATTCCAAGGAAAAATCTTTCCAGTGCACCGACTGTGGAAAGTTATTCAGGACACCAGCTGAGCTGAAAACTCATCTGGTAATACATAAAGAAGATAGACCTTATCAATGTTCTGATTGTGGGAAAGATTTCAGGAGAATGTCTGGTCTGAAACTTCATTGGAGAACGCACACTGGTGAGAAACCTTATACGTGTAAAGATTGTGGTAAGAAGTTTGCTCAACGGCCACATTTAAAATcacaccaggtaacacacactggagagaggCCATTTTGTTGTACTGATTGTGGCAAAGGCTTCACTCAGTCATCTCATCTAAGAATCCATCAGAAGATGTATCATAAAGGAGAAAAACCCTTTAGCTGCACAGACTGCGGAAAAAGCTTTACAATTCCCTATTACTTGAAAATGCATCGATTATCACACACGAAAGATAAATTATACCATTGCTCTTACTGTGAAAAGATGTTCTCTTATGACAATACCCTAAGAGCACATGAACGCATACACACCGGAGAGAAGCCTTACATTTGCAACATTTGTGGCGATCGTTTCCGAACATCTGGACCCTTGTTGATACACACACGTCGACACACAGGAGAAAAGCCCTTCTGCTGCATTACCTGTGGAAATTCGTACACCACTGGACGCGGCCTAAAATTGCATGAGATGAACCACACTGGAGTGAAACCGTTTGCCTGCGATTGTGGCAAAGCTTTCAAGTCACGGCCTGAGCTTGGTCTGCATATGAAACGGCATAAGCCTAACACTTAA
- the LOC124472754 gene encoding zinc finger protein OZF-like, which produces MEVAQLNKVFKEEPVFNDLDESKNNESRVVNDRGGNDGGQKVCATLKHLSVRLTDCRKLLGSKDCIFLGQQHSYRSTRLNHSLSREGKKGHVCSECGRKFYSLAYLEMHQHVHRGVKPNHCADCGKGFTSMSGLVLHHRVHSREKSHTCSYCNKTFFLLRELKTHQWAHTVVQPYHCSDCGLGFSKLKDLSMHLPKHSIEKPYHCEDCGKHFTTQPGLTTHQRIHSGEKPYRCTECEKAFASSSELCSHQRSHSKEKSFQCTDCGKLFKRAAGLKTHLVIHREDRPYQCSDCGIGFRRMSGLKLHWRTHTGEKPYTCKDCGKKFAQLPHLKAHQVTHTGERPFCCTDCGKGFTQSSHLRSHQKLYHKGEKSFSCTDCGKSFAIAHYLKIHRLSHTKEKMYHCSYCEKMFSYDNALRAHERIHTGEKPYSCNICGDSFRTSGALLIHTRRHTGEKPYCCITCGKSYTTGRSLQLHEMNHTGERPFACDCGKAFKSRPELGLHMKRHNPNT; this is translated from the exons ATGGAAGTTGCTCAATTAAATAAGGTTTTCAAGGAAGAACCCGTGTTCAAT GACCTTGATGAATCCAAGAACAATGAGTCCAGAGTGGTTAATGACAGAGGTGGTAATGATGGAGGCCAAAAAGTATGTGCTACCCTGAAGCATCTTTCTGTGAGGCTAACGGACTGCAGGAAACTGCTGGGATCAAAAGACTGTATCTTTCTTG GACAGCAGCACAGCTACCGTTCTACGAGATTAAACCATTCtttatcacgagaagggaagaAGGGCCATGTTTGCTCAGAATGTGGGAGGAAGTTTTATTCACTGGCATACCTGGAAATGCATCAGCATGTACACAGAGGAGTAAAACCTAATCACTGTGCTGACTGTGGAAAGGGTTTTACTTCAATGTCTGGATTAGTGTTACATCATCGTGTACATTCTAGAGAGAAATCCCATACTTGTTCTTACTGCAATAAGACATTTTTTCTGCTAAGAGAATTGAAAACACACCAATGGGCACACACTGTAGTTCAACCATATCACTGCTCAGACTGTGGATTGGGTTTTAGTAAACTGAAGGATTTAAGCATGCATCTACCCAAACATAGTATTGAGAAACCTTATCATTGTGAAGATTGTGGAAAACACTTTACCACCCAGCCAGGATTAACCACTCACCAAAGGATACACAGCGGAGAGAAGCCTTACCGTTGCACAGAGTGTGAAAAGGCTTTTGCGTCATCGTCTGAACTGTGTAGTCACCAAAGGTCACATTCCAAAGAAAAATCTTTCCAGTGCACCGACTGTGGAAAGTTATTCAAGAGAGCAGCTGGGCTGAAAACTCATCTGGTAATACATAGAGAAGACAGACCTTATCAATGTTCTGATTGTGGGATAGGTTTCAGGAGAATGTCTGGTCTGAAACTTCATTGGAGAACGCACACTGGTGAGAAACCTTATACGTGTAAAGATTGTGGTAAGAAGTTTGCTCAACTGCCACATTTAAAAGCACACCAGGTGacacacactggagagaggCCATTTTGTTGTACTGATTGTGGCAAAGGCTTCACTCAGTCATCTCATCTAAGAAGCCATCAGAAGTTGTATCATAAAGGAGAAAAATCCTTTAGCTGCACAGACTGTGGAAAAAGCTTTGCAATTGCCCACTACTTGAAAATACATCGATTATCACATACGAAAGAGAAAATGTACCATTGCTCTTACTGTGAAAAGATGTTCTCTTATGACAATGCCCTAAGAGCACATGAACGCATACACACCGGAGAGAAGCCTTACAGTTGCAACATTTGTGGCGATAGTTTCCGAACATCTGGCGCCTTGTTGATACACACACGTCGACACACAGGAGAAAAGCCCTACTGCTGCATTACCTGTGGAAAGTCGTACACCACTGGACGCTCCCTACAATTGCATGAGATGAaccacactggagagagaccGTTTGCCTGCGATTGTGGCAAAGCTTTCAAGTCACGGCCTGAGCTTGGTCTGCATATGAAACGGCATAATCCTAACACTTAA
- the si:dkey-154p10.3 gene encoding zinc finger protein 182, whose product MSPVKGDYQEIRPVSLRLLEENVTSSLYCGTVKGMEDQVLLEAFLVEVYRCRVCQFSTGLKANINAHFLNGHELGASSCTVLSCMKKDEGDSLRMDVGIGVDGEDSEIDQNGSPFNLEDDLHPSSKDGDNHINHMGLDRISFLLPMYDMLPNISPRSCDMGLDSNSDGSLHVAQTCEVSTLFVEEQQDKDEDDKDCMFELEANASVNLSCPMGSVVNDTGNQDEEMAQSAHLMTLGLCRISTAKTLPSQAETLNTKLSSIPVCQKSSTQDDKIPKKPPLQHLLPKQWRSGRGKPLSCIFCNARLTSKRLIKVHQKSPKGDKGFKCLWCRWRVSRWREMELHRRGHGRRRWWESRSRPYSCQICSQTFRSIQSLDAHKQKHSQGCFMCLHCDYSGRSWGRLHKHIVLKHKSIVDNKMDVSDECNSKTYTQREITYLEDLAEGAKSEKSSHLRKTKMKLTRGKKNAEGEEKNMQRKEKQSTKSKEFCCALCDRTFSTKLTMRRHMGIHQGYKPFECPHCQYSTRLKASLVQHLRVHTGEKPYKCPQCPYASIDSSSLLRHSRTHTQEKPYHCQYCPYSSIQKKSLDLHARRHHTGQSFPCHLCQYSSPDRQLLVRHLRKYHTTEQPPSTGTAVT is encoded by the exons ATGAGTCCAGTCAAAGGTGACTATCAGGAAATAAGACCCGTGTCTTTGCGTCTTTTAGAAGAGAATGTCACCTCCAGTCTATACTGTGGGACTGTCAAGGGGATGGAAGATCAAGTTTTACTGGAAGCCTTCTTGGTAGAAGTCTACCGCTGTCGAGTGTGTCAGTTCAGTACTGGTCTGAAAGCCAATATCAACGCACACTTTTTGAATGGACATGAATTGGGAGCCTCCAGTTGCACCGTTCTCTCATGTATGAAAAAGGATGAAGGGGACAGTCTTCGTATGGACGTTGGAATAGGGGTTGACGGAGAGGACAGTGAGATTGATCAAAATGGCTCTCCCTTCAATTTAGAAGATGATTTGCATCCTTCTTCCAAGGATGGTGACAACCATATTAATCATATGGGATTGGATCGCATTTCTTTTCTCCTGCCAATGTATGACATGCTGCCCAACATAAGCCCACGGTCATGTGATATGGGACTTGACTCCAACTCAGATGGAAGCCTACATGTTGCACAGACTTGTGAG GTTAGCACTCTGTTTGTTGAGGAACAACAGGATAAGGATGAAGATGACAAGGACTGCATGTTTGAATTGGAGGCCAATGCCTCAGTCAATCTGTCCTGTCCAATGGGCTCGGTAGTGAATGACACCGGGAACCAGGATGAGGAAATGGCCCAGTCGGCTCACTTAATGACCCTAGGACTGTGTCGTATCTCTACAGCCAAGACCCTTCCAAGCCAAGCAGAGACCCTAAACACAAAGCTGTCCTCAATCCCAGTCTGTCAAAAGAGCTCCACTCAGGATGATAAGATTCCTAAGAAGCCCCCTCTACAGCATCTGCTCCCCAAGCAGTGGAGGTCAGGCAGGGGGAAACCACTTTCATGCATTTTTTGCAATGCAAGACTGACCTCCAAACGTTTGATTAAGGTCCATCAGAAATCCCCTAAAGGAGACAAGGGTTTCAAGTGTCTGTGGTGTAGGTGGAGGGTGAGCaggtggagggagatggagctcCACCGGAGGGGtcatgggaggaggagatggtgggaGAGCCGTTCCAGGCCCTACAGTTGCCAGATCTGTTCCCAGACATTCCGAAGCATTCAATCCCTTGATGCCCACAAACAAAAGCACAGTCAAGGATGCTTCATGTGCCTGCATTGTGACTACAGTG gtaGGTCCTGGGGAAggctacacaaacacattgtctTAAAGCATAAGAGCATCGTGGACAATAAGATGGATGTCTCAGATGA ATGTAACTCAAAGACCTACACGCAACGTGAAATCACTTATCTTGAGGACCTGGCTGAAGGGGCTAAGTCTGAGAAGTCTTCTCACTTAAGAAAAACTAAGATGAAGCTGACCAGGGGAAAGAAGAATGCAGAGGGGGAAGAAAAGAATATGCAACGAAAAGAAAAACAGTCAACAAAGAGTAAAGAGTTTTGCTGTGCCCTCTGTGATAG GACGTTCTCCACAAAGCTTACGATGCGTCGCCACATGGGAATCCATCAGGGCTACAAACCATTCGAGTGCCCACACTGCCAGTACAGTACCCGCCTCAAGGCCTCCCTGGTACAACACCTACGAGTTCATACAG gagagaagccctacaaatGCCCCCAGTGTCCGTATGCTTCCATTGATAGCAGTTCTCTACTCAGGCACTCTCGAACACATACTCAGGAGAAGCCCTACCACTGCCAGTACTGCCCTTacagcag CATTCAGAAGAAAAGCTTGGACCTGCATGCCCGTCGTCATCACACGGGCCAGTCTTTCCCCTGCCACCTGTGCCAGTACTCCAGCCCAGACCGACAACTACTTGTACGCCACCTGCGCAAGTACCACACTACAGAGCAACCCCCCAGTACTGGAACAGCAGTCACCTGA